One region of Chloroflexota bacterium genomic DNA includes:
- a CDS encoding serine/threonine protein kinase, with the protein MTQQRWAKIEEIYFGALSQPAQERPAYLEAACSHDSAMRREVDSLLAQDHSGAGPLDRPAWADAEALLTPAAAPEMPPGTRLGPYEITGLLGQGGMGRVYAAHDSRLGRSVALKVASTEFGDRFRQEARAVAALNHPNICTLYDVGPNYLVMELVEGPTLAERIRKGPIPPAESIEIARQIAEAPEAAHERVVVHRDLKPGNIKIKPDGKVKVIDFGLAKATDPASPAPGTPSVSLPGTIMGTAAYMAPEQAAGKPIDRRVDIWSFGGVFAEMLSGQKVFSGETISETLAAVMKDSPRLDGLPSDLPTALRKLLGRCLEKDPRKRLRDIDRGSQSYPGGRPRG; encoded by the coding sequence GTGACTCAGCAGCGTTGGGCGAAAATCGAGGAAATCTACTTCGGTGCTCTCTCGCAGCCAGCCCAAGAGAGGCCCGCTTACCTGGAGGCCGCCTGTAGCCACGACTCCGCCATGCGCCGCGAAGTCGACTCCCTCCTGGCGCAGGACCACTCCGGCGCTGGTCCTCTCGACCGCCCGGCGTGGGCCGATGCCGAAGCCCTGCTCACCCCAGCCGCTGCCCCGGAAATGCCTCCCGGCACTCGCCTCGGTCCGTACGAAATCACCGGCCTTCTCGGCCAAGGCGGTATGGGCCGTGTATACGCCGCCCACGACAGCCGTCTCGGCCGATCCGTCGCCCTCAAAGTGGCGTCGACCGAATTCGGCGACCGCTTTCGCCAGGAAGCCCGCGCCGTCGCAGCCCTCAACCACCCCAATATCTGCACCCTCTACGATGTGGGCCCCAACTACCTGGTCATGGAGCTGGTCGAAGGCCCAACCCTCGCGGAGCGCATCCGCAAGGGCCCTATTCCGCCCGCCGAGTCCATCGAAATCGCTCGCCAAATCGCCGAAGCGCCCGAAGCCGCCCACGAACGAGTTGTCGTCCATCGTGACCTGAAGCCCGGCAACATCAAGATCAAGCCGGACGGCAAAGTGAAGGTGATCGATTTTGGTTTGGCGAAGGCCACTGACCCCGCCAGCCCCGCGCCGGGAACGCCGTCGGTCTCTTTGCCCGGCACTATCATGGGCACTGCCGCCTACATGGCTCCCGAACAGGCCGCCGGAAAACCGATCGACCGCCGCGTCGATATCTGGAGCTTCGGCGGGGTCTTCGCCGAGATGCTCTCCGGCCAGAAGGTTTTCAGCGGGGAGACGATTTCAGAAACCCTGGCCGCGGTAATGAAGGACTCCCCTCGCCTTGATGGGCTGCCCTCCGATCTGCCCACCGCCCTTCGAAAGCTGCTCGGCC